One segment of Tamandua tetradactyla isolate mTamTet1 chromosome 13, mTamTet1.pri, whole genome shotgun sequence DNA contains the following:
- the LOC143653850 gene encoding uncharacterized protein LOC143653850 isoform X2: protein MRVIIDTRPESVTTHFVSGIHCLRRRVKIADTKKLIEVQEQSFCLLYCQVHHSCLISYLYHGKKHTGLVVPMDHLFTSYFLNSSMSPLSRIARFSRSKYS from the exons ATGAGAGTGATCATAGATACCAGACCCGAAAGTG tcacCACTCATTTCGTCAGTGGAATTCATTGCCTTAGGAGAAGAGTTAAAATTGCAGATACCAAGAAGTTAATTGAg GTTCAGGAGCAATCTTTTTGTCTTCTATATTGCCAAGTGCATCATTCCTGTCTAATTTCATATCTCTACCATGGAAAAAAG CATACAGGCCTGGTAGTGCCAATGGACCATCTATTTACATCTTATTTCCTCAACTCGAGTATGAGCCCTTTGAGTAGGATCGCCAGGTTTAGCAGATCAAAGTACAGCTAa
- the LOC143653850 gene encoding uncharacterized protein LOC143653850 isoform X1: MRVIIDTRPESVTTHFVSGIHCLRRRVKIADTKKLIELVHLKIVRGVQAPSLPVQVQEQSFCLLYCQVHHSCLISYLYHGKKHTGLVVPMDHLFTSYFLNSSMSPLSRIARFSRSKYS; encoded by the exons ATGAGAGTGATCATAGATACCAGACCCGAAAGTG tcacCACTCATTTCGTCAGTGGAATTCATTGCCTTAGGAGAAGAGTTAAAATTGCAGATACCAAGAAGTTAATTGAg TTGGTGCATTTGAAAATTGTCCGTGGTGTCCAAGCACCATCTCTTCCTGTTCAGGTTCAGGAGCAATCTTTTTGTCTTCTATATTGCCAAGTGCATCATTCCTGTCTAATTTCATATCTCTACCATGGAAAAAAG CATACAGGCCTGGTAGTGCCAATGGACCATCTATTTACATCTTATTTCCTCAACTCGAGTATGAGCCCTTTGAGTAGGATCGCCAGGTTTAGCAGATCAAAGTACAGCTAa
- the LOC143653850 gene encoding uncharacterized protein LOC143653850 isoform X3 yields MRVIIDTRPESVTTHFVSGIHCLRRRVKIADTKKLIELVHLKIVRGVQAPSLPVQVQEQSFCLLYCQVHHSCLISYLYHGKKV; encoded by the exons ATGAGAGTGATCATAGATACCAGACCCGAAAGTG tcacCACTCATTTCGTCAGTGGAATTCATTGCCTTAGGAGAAGAGTTAAAATTGCAGATACCAAGAAGTTAATTGAg TTGGTGCATTTGAAAATTGTCCGTGGTGTCCAAGCACCATCTCTTCCTGTTCAGGTTCAGGAGCAATCTTTTTGTCTTCTATATTGCCAAGTGCATCATTCCTGTCTAATTTCATATCTCTACCATGGAAAAAAG GTGTAA